One part of the Procambarus clarkii isolate CNS0578487 chromosome 41, FALCON_Pclarkii_2.0, whole genome shotgun sequence genome encodes these proteins:
- the LOC123761091 gene encoding ribosomal protein S6 kinase alpha-5 isoform X2 gives MEPSTSKKAPAQDGDIIYHELKNVNLTGKERVDMTHFELLKVLGTGAYGKVFLVRKNSGKDTGKLYAMKVLKKATIVQKKKTTEHTKTERQVLEAVRQSPFLVTLHYAFQTDAKLHLILDYVSGGELFTHLYQRERFREDEVRLYIGEIILALEHLHKLGIIYRDIKLENILLDSDGHIVLTDFGLSKDFLSHDTEHRAYSFCGTIEYMAPEVVRGGSHGHDQAVDWWSVGVLTYELLTGASPFTVEGEKNNQQEISRRILKTQPPLPSELSPEVRDFISRLLVKDPRQRLGGGPLDAKEIKEHAFFKTLNWDDLAQKKVPAPFVPRISGELDVSNFSEEFTAMVPQDSPAIVPPDTDRIFNGYSYVAPSILFTENVISDSLYKMSPDRRPSTTNLMACSFKDSAFFQHYEVDLREGIIGEGSFSVCRECIQKSTGRHFAVKIVSRKLDCQQEINLLRVCQGHSNIVTFHEVFYDEAHTYIVMELLGGGELLQRIRKHERFTEAQASVIMRSLVSAVHFMHRKGIVHRDLKPENLLFKNSSEDSEIKIVDFGFARLIPDKDKDGNMKTPCFTLDYAAPEVLRQIQQGAAGYDKTCDWWSLGVILYTMLSGRAPFQSRSKDDTSASIIARIKGGSFDMSGPEWLTVSSQAKKLIKGLLTVDASRRLTITELLQDEWLQGGPPSVFSATPLMTPTILSARPTLNGPVSAEAGVKQAFHAFHMATREGFRLLDVSNARLAQRRKNKKSSTDARSHSSTSSLSSTSSASSLTSARTPSKSDRCSSSLGATPKKEESIFDFGEARVKAYLSSIESPSEMSFPATPSLVLTLPSPRSKGSSKGSSLGSFDFSRGDRYTETLSKSDTSEMNSPNSSTVSCKKQEECLAFQERCDVSGMQTGVSETKGAENPLKSSLCTLVDEFPGPQTRSRKRRLEKICDEVTVVKHVFKGRNTRSKRFDTIVID, from the exons CATATGGCAAAGTTTTCCTAGTAAGAAAAAACTCTGGTAAAGACACGGGAAAATTGTATGCCATGAAAGTCTTGAAGAAGGCAACTATTGTCCAAAAGAAAAAGACAACGGAGCACACAAAGACTGAGCGTCAGGTGTTGGAGGCTGTGAGACAAAGTCCTTTCCTAGTTACACTTCACTATGCCTTCCAGACAGATGCCAAGCTTCATCTTATTTTAG ACTATGTTAGTGGTGGAGAACTCTTTACACACCTGTATCAGCGTGAAAGATTTCGTGAGGATGAGGTTCGTCTCTACATCGGAGAAATCATCCTTGCCCTCGAGCATTTGCACAAA CTGGGCATAATATATCGTGATATAAAACTAGAGAACATTCTCCTAGACTCAGATGGGCATATCGTGCTAACAGATTTTGGCCTTAGCAAGGATTTTCTTTCGCATGACACGGAACATCGTGCATACTCTTTTTGTGGTACTATAGAGTATATGGCACCAGAAGTAGTTCGTGGAGGATCTCATGGGCATGACCAG GCAgtagactggtggagtgtgggtgTATTGACCTATGAACTTCTGACGGGAGCATCACCATTCACCGTGGAAGGAGAGAAAAATAATCAGCAGGAGATCTCGAG GCGTATCCTGAAAACACAGCCACCACTCCCAAGTGAATTGTCCCCTGAGGTTCGTGACTTCATTTCTCGTCTACTAGTGAAGGATCCTCGTCAACGGCTAGGAGGAGGCCCTCTTGATGCTAAAGAAATCAAAGAGCATGCATTTTTTAAG ACTTTAAACTGGGATGACCTCGCTCAAAAAAAAGTACCTGCACCATTTGTACCCAGAATAAGTGGCGAGTTGGATGTCAGTAACTTCTCCGAAGAATTCACAGCAATGGTTCCTCAGGATTCTCCAGCTATTGTTCCTCCAGATACTGACAGAATATTTAAT GGTTATTCTTACGTGGCTCCATCGATTCTCTTCACTGAAAATGTCATTAGCGATTCTCTCTACAAGATGTCACCCGACAGAAGACCCTCCACAACTAACCTCATGGCCTGTAGTTTCAAG GATTCTGCATTTTTCCAACACTATGAAGTGGACCTACGAGAAGGCATAATAGGAGAAGGCAGTTTTAGTGTATGTCGAGAATGCATCCAAAAGTCAACTGGGAGACATTTTGCTGTCAAAATTGTTTCTCGGAAGTTGGATTGCCAACAAGAAATTAACCTCCTCCGCGTATGCCAAGGACATTCCAACATCGTTACCTTCCATGAAGTTTTCTACGATGAG gCACACACCTACATAGTCATGGAGCTCTTAGGAGGAGGAGAATTACTTCAGCGGATAAGAAAACATGAACGGTTTACAGAGGCACAAGCATCGGTGATTATGCGAAGCTTGGTATCTGCTGTTCACTTTATGCATAGAAAAGGCATTGTACACAGGGACCTGAAGCCTGAG AATCTCCTGTTCAAAAATTCCTCGGAAGATTCGGAGATTAAAATAGTAGATTTTGGGTTTGCTCGCTTGATACCAGATAAGGATAAAGATGGCAATATGAAAACTCCATGCTTCACTCTCGACTATGCGGCTCCTGAGGTCTTGCGACAGATTCAACAAGGAGCTGCTGGATATGACAAGACCTGCGACTGGTGGAGCTTAGGTGTTATTCTC TACACAATGTTGTCAGGCAGAGCTCCTTTCCAGTCCAGAAGTAAAGACGACACCTCGGCATCCATCATTGCCCGGATTAAGGGTGGAAGTTTTGACATGTCTGGGCCAGAGTGGCTCACTGTTTCATCACAAGCCAAGAAACTTATCAAAG GACTTTTAACGGTAGATGCCTCAAGACGTCTAACTATCACTGAATTGCTCCAAGATGAGTGGCTTCAGGGTGGGCCACCATCGGTGTTCTCAGCCACTCCCCTCATGACCCCTACAATTCTTAGTGCCCGACCTACCCTAAATGGCCCAGTCTCTGCTGAAGCTGGGGTCAAGCAAGCTTTTCATGCATTCCATATGGCTACTAGAGAAGGATTTCGATTACTG gaCGTTAGTAATGCTCGTCTTGCTCAACGTCGGAAAAACAAGAAGTCCTCCACTGATGCCCGAAGCCATTCTTCTACCTCATCCCTCTCCTCTACCTCATCGGCATCTTCCCTTACTTCTGCTCGAACGCCAAGTAAATCAGATCGATGCAGTTCTTCATTAGGTGCTACTCCGAAGAAGGAAGAAAGTATATTTGACTTCGGAGAAGCAAGAGTCAAGGCATACCTTTCAAGTATAGAATCCCCTTCTGAAATGTCCTTCCCTGCCACACCAAGCCTAGTTCTTACATTACCAAGTCCACGCTCCAAAGGCAGTTCAAAAGGCAGTTCTCTAGGTTCTTTTGACTTCTCTAGAGGTGACAGATATACTGAAACATTGTCTAAATCTGACACCTCAGAGATGAATTCACCAAACAGTTCCACAGTGTCCTGCAAGAAGCAGGAAGAGTGCCTTGCATTTCAAGAACGGTGTGATGTTAGTGGGATGCAGACGGGTGTCTCAGAAACCAAAGGTGCTGAGAATCCTCTCAAGTCCTCTCTCTGTACTTTAGTTGATGAATTTCCTGGACCACAAACTCGATCAAGGAAACGAAGGCTAGAAAAAATCTGTGATGAAGTGACCGTAGTTAAACATGTGTTCAAAGGTAGAAACACTCGTAGTAAGAGATTTGATACTATAGTAATAGATTAA
- the LOC123761091 gene encoding ribosomal protein S6 kinase alpha-5 isoform X1, with protein MGVHRTAEEPGGGLGTLEEEEEDDEYGIDGVLHRRLQHYPHRHHSTTSSTNSDVLNNNQLDSAKVNLTGKERVDMTHFELLKVLGTGAYGKVFLVRKNSGKDTGKLYAMKVLKKATIVQKKKTTEHTKTERQVLEAVRQSPFLVTLHYAFQTDAKLHLILDYVSGGELFTHLYQRERFREDEVRLYIGEIILALEHLHKLGIIYRDIKLENILLDSDGHIVLTDFGLSKDFLSHDTEHRAYSFCGTIEYMAPEVVRGGSHGHDQAVDWWSVGVLTYELLTGASPFTVEGEKNNQQEISRRILKTQPPLPSELSPEVRDFISRLLVKDPRQRLGGGPLDAKEIKEHAFFKTLNWDDLAQKKVPAPFVPRISGELDVSNFSEEFTAMVPQDSPAIVPPDTDRIFNGYSYVAPSILFTENVISDSLYKMSPDRRPSTTNLMACSFKDSAFFQHYEVDLREGIIGEGSFSVCRECIQKSTGRHFAVKIVSRKLDCQQEINLLRVCQGHSNIVTFHEVFYDEAHTYIVMELLGGGELLQRIRKHERFTEAQASVIMRSLVSAVHFMHRKGIVHRDLKPENLLFKNSSEDSEIKIVDFGFARLIPDKDKDGNMKTPCFTLDYAAPEVLRQIQQGAAGYDKTCDWWSLGVILYTMLSGRAPFQSRSKDDTSASIIARIKGGSFDMSGPEWLTVSSQAKKLIKGLLTVDASRRLTITELLQDEWLQGGPPSVFSATPLMTPTILSARPTLNGPVSAEAGVKQAFHAFHMATREGFRLLDVSNARLAQRRKNKKSSTDARSHSSTSSLSSTSSASSLTSARTPSKSDRCSSSLGATPKKEESIFDFGEARVKAYLSSIESPSEMSFPATPSLVLTLPSPRSKGSSKGSSLGSFDFSRGDRYTETLSKSDTSEMNSPNSSTVSCKKQEECLAFQERCDVSGMQTGVSETKGAENPLKSSLCTLVDEFPGPQTRSRKRRLEKICDEVTVVKHVFKGRNTRSKRFDTIVID; from the exons CATATGGCAAAGTTTTCCTAGTAAGAAAAAACTCTGGTAAAGACACGGGAAAATTGTATGCCATGAAAGTCTTGAAGAAGGCAACTATTGTCCAAAAGAAAAAGACAACGGAGCACACAAAGACTGAGCGTCAGGTGTTGGAGGCTGTGAGACAAAGTCCTTTCCTAGTTACACTTCACTATGCCTTCCAGACAGATGCCAAGCTTCATCTTATTTTAG ACTATGTTAGTGGTGGAGAACTCTTTACACACCTGTATCAGCGTGAAAGATTTCGTGAGGATGAGGTTCGTCTCTACATCGGAGAAATCATCCTTGCCCTCGAGCATTTGCACAAA CTGGGCATAATATATCGTGATATAAAACTAGAGAACATTCTCCTAGACTCAGATGGGCATATCGTGCTAACAGATTTTGGCCTTAGCAAGGATTTTCTTTCGCATGACACGGAACATCGTGCATACTCTTTTTGTGGTACTATAGAGTATATGGCACCAGAAGTAGTTCGTGGAGGATCTCATGGGCATGACCAG GCAgtagactggtggagtgtgggtgTATTGACCTATGAACTTCTGACGGGAGCATCACCATTCACCGTGGAAGGAGAGAAAAATAATCAGCAGGAGATCTCGAG GCGTATCCTGAAAACACAGCCACCACTCCCAAGTGAATTGTCCCCTGAGGTTCGTGACTTCATTTCTCGTCTACTAGTGAAGGATCCTCGTCAACGGCTAGGAGGAGGCCCTCTTGATGCTAAAGAAATCAAAGAGCATGCATTTTTTAAG ACTTTAAACTGGGATGACCTCGCTCAAAAAAAAGTACCTGCACCATTTGTACCCAGAATAAGTGGCGAGTTGGATGTCAGTAACTTCTCCGAAGAATTCACAGCAATGGTTCCTCAGGATTCTCCAGCTATTGTTCCTCCAGATACTGACAGAATATTTAAT GGTTATTCTTACGTGGCTCCATCGATTCTCTTCACTGAAAATGTCATTAGCGATTCTCTCTACAAGATGTCACCCGACAGAAGACCCTCCACAACTAACCTCATGGCCTGTAGTTTCAAG GATTCTGCATTTTTCCAACACTATGAAGTGGACCTACGAGAAGGCATAATAGGAGAAGGCAGTTTTAGTGTATGTCGAGAATGCATCCAAAAGTCAACTGGGAGACATTTTGCTGTCAAAATTGTTTCTCGGAAGTTGGATTGCCAACAAGAAATTAACCTCCTCCGCGTATGCCAAGGACATTCCAACATCGTTACCTTCCATGAAGTTTTCTACGATGAG gCACACACCTACATAGTCATGGAGCTCTTAGGAGGAGGAGAATTACTTCAGCGGATAAGAAAACATGAACGGTTTACAGAGGCACAAGCATCGGTGATTATGCGAAGCTTGGTATCTGCTGTTCACTTTATGCATAGAAAAGGCATTGTACACAGGGACCTGAAGCCTGAG AATCTCCTGTTCAAAAATTCCTCGGAAGATTCGGAGATTAAAATAGTAGATTTTGGGTTTGCTCGCTTGATACCAGATAAGGATAAAGATGGCAATATGAAAACTCCATGCTTCACTCTCGACTATGCGGCTCCTGAGGTCTTGCGACAGATTCAACAAGGAGCTGCTGGATATGACAAGACCTGCGACTGGTGGAGCTTAGGTGTTATTCTC TACACAATGTTGTCAGGCAGAGCTCCTTTCCAGTCCAGAAGTAAAGACGACACCTCGGCATCCATCATTGCCCGGATTAAGGGTGGAAGTTTTGACATGTCTGGGCCAGAGTGGCTCACTGTTTCATCACAAGCCAAGAAACTTATCAAAG GACTTTTAACGGTAGATGCCTCAAGACGTCTAACTATCACTGAATTGCTCCAAGATGAGTGGCTTCAGGGTGGGCCACCATCGGTGTTCTCAGCCACTCCCCTCATGACCCCTACAATTCTTAGTGCCCGACCTACCCTAAATGGCCCAGTCTCTGCTGAAGCTGGGGTCAAGCAAGCTTTTCATGCATTCCATATGGCTACTAGAGAAGGATTTCGATTACTG gaCGTTAGTAATGCTCGTCTTGCTCAACGTCGGAAAAACAAGAAGTCCTCCACTGATGCCCGAAGCCATTCTTCTACCTCATCCCTCTCCTCTACCTCATCGGCATCTTCCCTTACTTCTGCTCGAACGCCAAGTAAATCAGATCGATGCAGTTCTTCATTAGGTGCTACTCCGAAGAAGGAAGAAAGTATATTTGACTTCGGAGAAGCAAGAGTCAAGGCATACCTTTCAAGTATAGAATCCCCTTCTGAAATGTCCTTCCCTGCCACACCAAGCCTAGTTCTTACATTACCAAGTCCACGCTCCAAAGGCAGTTCAAAAGGCAGTTCTCTAGGTTCTTTTGACTTCTCTAGAGGTGACAGATATACTGAAACATTGTCTAAATCTGACACCTCAGAGATGAATTCACCAAACAGTTCCACAGTGTCCTGCAAGAAGCAGGAAGAGTGCCTTGCATTTCAAGAACGGTGTGATGTTAGTGGGATGCAGACGGGTGTCTCAGAAACCAAAGGTGCTGAGAATCCTCTCAAGTCCTCTCTCTGTACTTTAGTTGATGAATTTCCTGGACCACAAACTCGATCAAGGAAACGAAGGCTAGAAAAAATCTGTGATGAAGTGACCGTAGTTAAACATGTGTTCAAAGGTAGAAACACTCGTAGTAAGAGATTTGATACTATAGTAATAGATTAA